In Pseudomonas abieticivorans, the genomic window GGGCTTCTACGACGTGCTGCTGGAAGGCTCGGGCAACCACGTGGCCGCCACCCAACTGCGCCAGTTGCAAGCACGCATCAGCTACCTGCGCGCCACCTCCGTGTCCCAGGAAAACCGCCGCGGCGCCAGCAACCAGGAAATGGAGCGCATGGTCGAGGCCATCAAAAGCGGCGACCCGCTGGCCGCGCACCAAGCCTCGGTTGACCACGTACGCTCCGCCGCCAAGGTCGCGCTGGACTACTTGCGCCAGAAGCAGGCCGACGCCGGCAAGCTGCGCGAGATCGCCACGCCCATCGTCCAGAAAGAACCGCGCATAGGTCGCTGAACATGCCCAGCCCACGCTTCTGCCCGCAGTGCGGTGCCGCCAACCTGGTTAACCAGGTGCCCGACGGCGACACCCATTCGCGGCTGATGTGCCAGGGCTGCGGCTACATCCACTACATCAACCCCAAGATCATCGCCGGCTGCATCATCGAGCAAGAGGGCAAGTACCTGCTGTGCCAGCGCGCCATCCCCCCGCGCCCAGGCACCTGGACGCTGCCGGCAGGTTTCATGGAAAGCGGCGAGACCACCGAGCAGGCGGCCTTGCGCGAGGTGTGGGAAGAAAGCGGCGTGCGCGCCGAAATCGTCTCGCCCTACTCGATCTTCAGCGTGCCGCAGATCAGCGAGGTGTACATCATCTTCCGCGCCGTGGCCGTGGAGATCACCGGGCAGTACGGCCCGGAAACCCTGGACTACAAATTCTTCGCCCCCCAGGACATCCCGTGGGAGAGCATCTACTACCCAGCCATCCGGCAGATCCTCGAACGCTATATCGAGGAACGCCAGGCGGGGGTGTACGGCATCTACATCGGCAACGATGACAGCGGGAAAATCCACTTCATCCGCTAGGCCTCGTCAGTACCGAGGGAATGCCCCTCAACTATGATTATTTCAGCCTTGGCCACGCCCTTGCGGTACGCGCACGCCTGCTGATATTCCGGCGAGTTGTAGCAGGCGATCGCCTGATCGTACGACGGGAACTCGATGACCACGCTGCGTTGCGGCGTTTCGCGCCCTTCCATCGCCTGGCAGCGCCCGCCCCGGGCCAAAAACTTGCCGCCATACAAGGCAAACGCCGTGGGCGCGCGCTGGGTGTAGTCGGTGTATTGCTCAGGGTCGGTGACGTCCACTTGAGCGATCCAGTAAGCCTTCATTCTGACCTCGACCGTTTCGGTTATATTTGTATTATGGTATACCAGAATAACGTTAACGCCATCTACAAAAAGAGAGCCCACCCATGGCCTTCAACAGCATCGAAGAGATCATCGACGACTACCGCCAAGGCAAGATGGTCTTGCTGGTGGACGATGAGGATAGAGAAAACGAAGGCGACCTGCTGCTGGCCGCCGACCGGTGTACCCCCACCGCCATCAGTTTCATGGCCCGCGAAGCGCGTGGCCTGATCTGTTTGACACTTACCGACGAGCATTGTCAGCGCTTGGGTTTGGAACAAATGGTGCCGGCCAACGGCAGCGTGTTCAGCACCGCGTTTACCGTGTCCATTGAAGCGGCCACCGGGGTAACCACTGGTATTTCCGCCGCCGACCGCGCCCGCACCGTGGAGGCCGCCGTGGCCGCCAATGCCCGCGCCGAAGACCTGGTGCAGCCCGGCCACATCTTCCCGCTGCGGGCCAAGGAAGGCGGCGTGCTGACCCGCGCCGGCCATACCGAAGCGGGCTGCGACCTGGCGCGCCTGGCCGGGTTTACCCCAGCGTCGGTCATCGTCGAAGTGATGAACGACGACGGCACCATGGCCCGGCGCCCCGACCTTGAAGTGTTCGCCCGCAAGCACGGCATCAAGATCGGCACCATCGCCGACCTGATCCATTACCGCCTGAGCACCGAGCACACCATCGTACGCAACGGCGAACGCGACTTGCCTACCGTGCACGGTACCTTTCGTCTGATTACCTATGAAGACCGCATCGAAGGCGGCGTGCACATGGCCATGGTGATGGGCGACATCCGCCGCGAGGACCCGACCCTGGTGCGCGTGCACGTGATCGATCCGCTGCGCGACCTGGTGGGCGCCGAGTACAACGGGCCGGCCAACTGGACGCTGTGGGCGGCCTTGCAACGGGTGGCCGAGGAAGGCCGTGGCGTGGTGGTGGTGCTGGCCAACCATGAGTCATCCCAGGCGTTGCTGGAACGGGTGCCGCAACTCACTGCAGCGCCGCGCCAATACACCCGGTCGCAGTCGCGGATTTACTCGGAGGTGGGCACCGGTGCGCAAATTTTGCAGGACATTGGCGTGGGCAAGCTAAGGCACCTGGGGCCGCCGTTGAAGTACGCGGGGCTTACCGGGTATGACCTGGAAGTGGTTGAGAGTATTGCGTTTACGGCTTGAGAACCGTGGCGCCTGGTTCGCGGATAAATCCGCGCCTACCAGGCGATGGCAACCCCTGTAGGAGCGGATTCATCCGCGAAGGGGGCCCACCACAGACAACCGGTAAGGCAAACCTCTTGCAGAAAGTTTGGAATACCATAATATGATATTCCGTAGACCGAACAAAAATGTCAGGTGCGCCCGCCAGGGACAGCACAAATAACAGCCCCTGACAGGGTCGCCCCTTAAAGGCTCCAATGGACCTACTGCTCCCGAAAGGCGGGCGTTGTTACAGCCCGCTCAAAACACAACAAATGAGGGCGTACACATGGTGTTCAACAAACTTGCAACCGCGGCCCTGGCCGCAGGTTTTCTGGCGCTGACGTGCAGCTCGGCCTATGCCGCGCAAAGCATGAGCTTCGTCAGTTGGGGCGGCAGCACCCAGGATGCACAAAAGGCAGCCTGGGCTGATCCTTTCAGC contains:
- a CDS encoding NUDIX hydrolase yields the protein MPSPRFCPQCGAANLVNQVPDGDTHSRLMCQGCGYIHYINPKIIAGCIIEQEGKYLLCQRAIPPRPGTWTLPAGFMESGETTEQAALREVWEESGVRAEIVSPYSIFSVPQISEVYIIFRAVAVEITGQYGPETLDYKFFAPQDIPWESIYYPAIRQILERYIEERQAGVYGIYIGNDDSGKIHFIR
- a CDS encoding DUF1330 domain-containing protein; the protein is MKAYWIAQVDVTDPEQYTDYTQRAPTAFALYGGKFLARGGRCQAMEGRETPQRSVVIEFPSYDQAIACYNSPEYQQACAYRKGVAKAEIIIVEGHSLGTDEA
- the ribBA gene encoding bifunctional 3,4-dihydroxy-2-butanone-4-phosphate synthase/GTP cyclohydrolase II, encoding MAFNSIEEIIDDYRQGKMVLLVDDEDRENEGDLLLAADRCTPTAISFMAREARGLICLTLTDEHCQRLGLEQMVPANGSVFSTAFTVSIEAATGVTTGISAADRARTVEAAVAANARAEDLVQPGHIFPLRAKEGGVLTRAGHTEAGCDLARLAGFTPASVIVEVMNDDGTMARRPDLEVFARKHGIKIGTIADLIHYRLSTEHTIVRNGERDLPTVHGTFRLITYEDRIEGGVHMAMVMGDIRREDPTLVRVHVIDPLRDLVGAEYNGPANWTLWAALQRVAEEGRGVVVVLANHESSQALLERVPQLTAAPRQYTRSQSRIYSEVGTGAQILQDIGVGKLRHLGPPLKYAGLTGYDLEVVESIAFTA